A region of Lycium barbarum isolate Lr01 chromosome 1, ASM1917538v2, whole genome shotgun sequence DNA encodes the following proteins:
- the LOC132617139 gene encoding protein AGENET DOMAIN (AGD)-CONTAINING P1-like produces MTSKAIKAIAFKKQQTTKVFQKGDAVEVASQEYGFIGSYYTATIISCLGDYHYKVKYKTLLTDDESAPLECIVTAAEVRPVQPDQHEIMSENNFRMYDMVDVFANDGWWFGFISGKIGQEYYVYFPTTADNIAYPPDVLRFHQEWSNGKWISLPRQGRIFDLH; encoded by the coding sequence ATGACGTCAAAGGCAATAAAAGCAATAGCattcaagaaacaacaaacaacaaAAGTTTTCCAAAAGGGCGATGCAGTTGAAGTAGCAAGTCAAGAATATGGCTTCATAGGTTCCTATTATACTGCAACTATTATTTCTTGCCTTGGCGATTATCATTACAAAGTCAAGTACAAAACTCTGTTGACTGATGATGAGTCTGCGCCGCTAGAGTGTATTGTCACTGCCGCTGAGGTCCGCCCTGTGCAACCTGATCAACATGAAATAATGTCGGAAAACAACTTCCGTATGTACGACATGGTTGATGTATTTGCCAACGATGGCTGGTGGTTCGGATTTATTagtggaaaaattggacaagaATACTATGTCTACTTCCCTACTACTGCGGATAACATTGCATATCCTCCTGATGTGTTGAGGTTTCATCAAGAATGGTCTAATGGCAAGTGGATATCTCTTCCTAGACAAGGAAGGATTTTTGACTTACACTGA